A genomic segment from Pseudoxanthomonas sp. CF385 encodes:
- the ubiG gene encoding bifunctional 2-polyprenyl-6-hydroxyphenol methylase/3-demethylubiquinol 3-O-methyltransferase UbiG, whose translation MTTTTAPRDDNFSQAELDKFGALANRWWDPDGPQKALHALNPVRVQYVRDRARLAGATALDVGCGGGLLSEALAREGAQVTAIDLAPELVKVARLHRLESGVQVDYQLRSVESLAEERPGSFDIVTCMEMLEHVPDPASIIRACHALLKPGGRLFLSTLNRTPAAFALAIVGAEYIARLLPKGTHHYQEFIRPSELAAWLREAGFQLEHVTGLAYEPWRHRARLSSRTDVNYLASAVKA comes from the coding sequence ATGACGACCACGACTGCGCCCCGCGACGACAATTTCAGCCAGGCCGAGCTCGACAAGTTCGGCGCGCTCGCCAACCGCTGGTGGGACCCCGATGGTCCCCAGAAGGCGCTGCATGCGCTCAACCCGGTCCGCGTGCAGTACGTGCGCGACCGCGCCCGTCTAGCCGGCGCCACCGCCCTCGACGTGGGCTGCGGCGGCGGGTTGCTGAGCGAAGCGCTGGCGCGGGAAGGCGCGCAGGTCACCGCGATCGACCTGGCGCCCGAACTGGTGAAGGTGGCGCGACTGCACCGCCTGGAATCCGGCGTGCAGGTCGATTACCAGTTGCGTTCGGTGGAATCGCTGGCCGAAGAGCGACCCGGCAGCTTCGACATCGTCACCTGCATGGAAATGCTGGAGCACGTGCCGGATCCGGCGTCGATCATCCGCGCCTGCCATGCGCTGCTGAAGCCCGGCGGCCGGCTGTTCCTCTCCACGCTCAACCGCACGCCTGCCGCGTTTGCGCTGGCGATCGTCGGTGCGGAGTACATCGCGCGCCTGCTGCCCAAGGGGACGCACCACTACCAGGAGTTCATCCGCCCCTCCGAACTCGCCGCCTGGCTGCGTGAAGCGGGGTTCCAGCTCGAGCATGTCACGGGACTGGCCTATGAGCCGTGGCGCCACCGCGCGCGGCTGTCGTCGCGCACCGATGTGAATTACCTCGCCAGCGCGGTGAAGGCGTGA
- a CDS encoding phosphoglycolate phosphatase has product MTAVGFPRAALFDLDGTLLDSAPDMLATANRMRASRAVGPMTLEVLRPHVSKGARAMLAAAFPEMEQGAREAMVPEFLAIYQEELGRHSVLFDGVAEMLAALEGAGSTWGIVTNKPEYLARDILPQLDWQTRCAVLIGGDTLAEKKPHPLPLQVAAERIGIAIGDCVYVGDDERDIQSARAAGMPSIAALWGYRQAHEEPALWLADVMVEVPGALIEPSAWPAQRRVVGAT; this is encoded by the coding sequence GTGACCGCCGTGGGGTTCCCGCGCGCGGCGCTGTTCGACCTGGACGGCACGTTGCTGGACAGCGCGCCGGACATGCTGGCCACCGCCAACCGCATGCGTGCATCGCGCGCGGTCGGGCCGATGACGCTGGAGGTCCTGCGACCGCACGTATCCAAGGGCGCGCGGGCCATGCTCGCCGCCGCGTTTCCGGAGATGGAGCAGGGAGCCCGCGAGGCGATGGTTCCCGAGTTCCTGGCGATCTACCAGGAAGAGCTGGGTCGCCACAGCGTTTTGTTCGACGGCGTCGCCGAGATGCTGGCCGCGCTGGAGGGAGCGGGCAGCACTTGGGGCATCGTCACCAACAAGCCCGAGTACCTGGCGCGCGACATCCTGCCGCAGTTGGACTGGCAGACACGCTGCGCCGTGCTGATCGGCGGCGACACGCTCGCCGAGAAGAAGCCGCATCCGCTGCCGCTGCAGGTCGCGGCCGAGCGCATCGGCATCGCCATCGGCGACTGCGTGTACGTGGGCGACGACGAGCGCGACATCCAGTCCGCGCGTGCCGCCGGTATGCCGTCCATCGCGGCGTTGTGGGGGTATCGGCAGGCGCATGAGGAGCCTGCGCTCTGGTTGGCAGACGTGATGGTCGAGGTGCCTGGGGCCCTCATCGAGCCGTCGGCATGGCCTGCGCAAAGACGTGTTGTGGGAGCGACGTAA
- a CDS encoding squalene/phytoene synthase family protein, with amino-acid sequence MSDSAALDSFLEKWRVRWPEWTVAEVFVAPSRRDVAVAWFALLQEFDDVLNIAGDPLPADAKLAWWGEELRGWATQRSRHPLGRRLEPVRADWARLADALPTLTDARARAVSADAAFGSLSHYGEAVAAVEAGVLGRAPVSQAIVAQMLAARLTEVGPAAVPTDVQQGRSDADSLRAWSVSLSEGWPPGRGARERRLLSAYAQGRLHRFARRGEPAPLPSRAALLFTGWRAARGD; translated from the coding sequence ATGTCCGATTCCGCCGCCCTCGACAGCTTCCTGGAAAAATGGCGCGTGCGCTGGCCGGAATGGACGGTGGCGGAGGTGTTCGTCGCGCCGTCGCGCCGGGACGTGGCCGTGGCCTGGTTCGCGCTGTTGCAGGAGTTCGACGATGTGCTGAACATCGCGGGCGATCCGCTGCCGGCGGATGCCAAGCTGGCATGGTGGGGCGAGGAACTGCGCGGTTGGGCCACGCAGCGCTCGCGCCATCCGCTGGGGCGTCGCCTCGAGCCCGTGCGTGCCGACTGGGCGCGGTTGGCCGACGCGCTGCCGACGCTGACCGATGCGCGCGCGCGCGCTGTGAGTGCGGATGCGGCCTTCGGTTCCCTTTCGCATTACGGGGAGGCGGTCGCGGCGGTGGAGGCTGGCGTACTCGGACGTGCGCCTGTATCACAGGCGATCGTGGCCCAGATGTTGGCTGCGCGACTCACCGAAGTGGGACCGGCCGCGGTTCCGACGGACGTCCAGCAGGGCAGGAGCGACGCCGACAGCCTGCGCGCATGGTCTGTGTCGCTCAGCGAAGGGTGGCCGCCTGGCCGGGGCGCCCGCGAGCGTCGCCTGTTGTCGGCCTACGCACAGGGGCGCTTGCATCGCTTCGCCCGCCGCGGCGAACCCGCGCCGCTGCCATCGCGGGCCGCCCTGCTGTTTACCGGCTGGCGTGCCGCACGCGGCGACTGA
- the folE2 gene encoding GTP cyclohydrolase FolE2: MTSSLPVAPRADLPDVAHQRVPLARPLDWVGMENIALPVRMPDGQGGQLQVAASVDLSVNLANADARGIHMSRLYLELQDGLAREAITPAGLRHLLQTSVDSQAGLATQARLRIRYEALLQRKALESDYAGWKRYPVEIEATLADGHLVLALSFAVEYSSTCPASAALSRQANAERFAEDFAAAHPLSVNVVHDWLASERGLAATPHAQRSRASVRVELRPQFDELPLVALVDALEAALATPVQTAVKRVDEQAFARLNAENLMFCEDAARRVASVLAGDPRIARYDATVAHYESLHPHDAVARVSGCND, from the coding sequence ATGACTTCCTCGCTCCCCGTGGCGCCTCGCGCCGACCTGCCTGACGTCGCACACCAGCGCGTGCCGCTGGCGCGCCCGCTGGACTGGGTCGGCATGGAGAACATCGCGTTGCCGGTCCGCATGCCGGACGGGCAGGGTGGGCAGCTGCAGGTGGCGGCCAGCGTCGACCTGTCGGTGAACCTGGCCAACGCCGATGCGCGCGGTATCCACATGTCGCGGCTCTACCTGGAGCTGCAGGACGGCTTGGCGCGCGAAGCCATCACTCCCGCGGGCCTGCGCCACCTGCTGCAGACCAGCGTCGATTCCCAGGCAGGCTTGGCGACGCAGGCCCGCCTGCGCATCCGTTACGAGGCGCTGCTGCAACGCAAGGCCTTGGAGAGCGACTACGCCGGCTGGAAGCGGTACCCGGTCGAGATCGAGGCGACGTTGGCCGACGGCCATCTCGTGCTCGCGCTGTCGTTCGCGGTCGAATATTCCAGCACCTGCCCGGCGTCCGCCGCGCTGTCGCGCCAGGCCAATGCCGAGCGGTTCGCGGAGGACTTCGCGGCGGCGCATCCGCTGTCGGTCAACGTGGTGCACGATTGGCTCGCTTCCGAGCGCGGCCTGGCCGCCACGCCGCATGCGCAGCGCAGCCGGGCCAGCGTGCGCGTCGAGTTGCGACCGCAGTTCGACGAACTCCCGCTGGTGGCGCTGGTCGATGCCCTCGAGGCCGCACTGGCCACGCCGGTACAGACCGCGGTGAAGCGCGTGGACGAGCAGGCCTTCGCCCGGCTCAATGCCGAAAACCTGATGTTCTGCGAAGACGCTGCCCGGCGCGTGGCGTCGGTGCTCGCCGGCGATCCGCGCATCGCCCGTTACGACGCCACCGTGGCGCACTACGAGAGCCTCCACCCGCACGACGCGGTTGCCCGTGTGAGCGGTTGCAACGACTGA
- a CDS encoding M23 family metallopeptidase has protein sequence MPRVAAQDALIAPATDQRVIFPTSVSQGALVFGKVPPGSSVHYGARTLRVSGYGTVVFGVGRDEQGPIRIGVILPGPPRHDVAELVAEITVTPRDWPVEHVNGVPPKTVNPPPEIAARIEREQALVTAARLRDDERTDFAVPFQWPVEGRISGRFGNARVYNGQPGAGHSGMDIAAPTGTPVKAPAGGVVTFAAPDLYLTGGTVLLDHGYGISSNFLHLSRIDVKVGDRIEPGQVIGAVGATGRATGPHLHWGMNWFDTRIDPLLVLERGK, from the coding sequence ATGCCGCGCGTGGCGGCGCAGGACGCCTTGATCGCGCCGGCGACCGACCAACGCGTGATCTTCCCTACTAGCGTGTCCCAAGGAGCGTTGGTCTTCGGCAAGGTGCCGCCCGGCAGCTCCGTGCACTATGGAGCACGGACGCTGCGGGTCAGCGGCTATGGCACCGTCGTATTCGGTGTCGGTCGCGACGAACAGGGACCCATACGGATCGGCGTGATCCTCCCTGGCCCTCCCCGCCACGATGTCGCGGAGCTTGTCGCCGAAATCACCGTCACCCCGCGTGATTGGCCCGTCGAGCACGTCAATGGCGTGCCGCCGAAGACCGTCAATCCACCGCCCGAGATCGCCGCCCGGATCGAGCGTGAACAGGCGCTGGTGACCGCCGCGCGCCTGCGCGATGACGAACGCACCGACTTCGCGGTGCCGTTCCAATGGCCCGTGGAAGGCCGCATCAGCGGTCGGTTCGGCAATGCGCGCGTCTACAACGGGCAGCCCGGCGCCGGCCACTCCGGGATGGACATCGCCGCGCCGACCGGCACGCCGGTGAAGGCGCCGGCCGGTGGCGTCGTGACGTTCGCGGCGCCGGACCTCTACCTGACGGGGGGCACGGTGTTGCTCGACCACGGGTATGGCATCAGTTCGAACTTCCTGCACCTGTCGCGCATCGACGTGAAGGTGGGCGACCGCATCGAACCCGGACAGGTGATCGGCGCCGTCGGCGCCACGGGCCGCGCGACGGGGCCGCATCTGCATTGGGGGATGAACTGGTTCGATACCCGCATCGACCCCCTGCTCGTTCTCGAACGCGGGAAGTAG
- a CDS encoding dihydroorotase produces MPATVIVNARLVNEGRVTEGDLRIENGRIARIAAEIRPQGEDTVIDAAGRLLLPGMIDDQVHFREPGMPHKGDMATESAAAVAGGLTTFMDMPNTSPPTLDAAALEDKYQRAKGRAWGNYGFYMGASNDNLEAIRTLDPKTAPGIKVFMGASTGNMLVDNPDTLDAIFREAPTPIITHCEDTPMIDANLAAFQARYGDALSAEHHPDIRSREACIKSTRLAMSLARKHGTRLHVLHISTADELALFTPGPLVHADGARKRITAETCIHFLRFDRADYAALGNLIKCNPAIKDASDREALIKALVDDVIDVLATDHAPHTLEEKEKPYVQAPSGLPLVQYALVAALELVHEKRMDVTRVVQKFAHAPAQLFDVKERGYLREGYFADLVLIDDEPFTVKREDVLSKVGWSPFEGRTFHSRIGATWVNGRMVWNGEHLVGTPNGQRLEFAR; encoded by the coding sequence ATGCCCGCCACCGTCATCGTCAACGCCCGCCTGGTCAACGAAGGCCGCGTCACCGAGGGTGACCTGCGGATCGAGAACGGCCGCATCGCCCGCATCGCCGCCGAGATCCGGCCCCAGGGCGAGGACACCGTGATCGACGCGGCCGGACGCCTGCTGCTGCCGGGGATGATCGACGACCAAGTGCATTTCCGCGAACCGGGCATGCCCCACAAGGGCGATATGGCCACCGAATCGGCCGCCGCCGTGGCCGGCGGCCTGACCACGTTCATGGACATGCCCAACACCAGCCCGCCGACGCTGGACGCCGCGGCGCTGGAGGACAAGTACCAGCGGGCCAAGGGCCGCGCCTGGGGCAACTACGGCTTCTACATGGGCGCCAGCAACGACAACCTGGAAGCGATCCGCACGCTGGACCCGAAGACCGCGCCGGGCATCAAGGTGTTCATGGGCGCCTCCACCGGCAACATGCTGGTCGACAACCCCGACACGCTGGACGCGATCTTCCGTGAGGCGCCGACGCCAATCATCACCCACTGCGAAGACACGCCGATGATCGACGCCAACCTGGCGGCGTTCCAGGCCAGGTACGGCGATGCGCTCAGTGCCGAGCACCACCCGGACATCCGCAGCCGCGAGGCGTGCATCAAGTCCACCCGCCTGGCGATGTCGCTGGCGCGCAAACACGGCACCCGCCTGCACGTGCTGCACATCTCCACCGCCGACGAGCTGGCGCTGTTCACGCCCGGCCCGCTGGTGCACGCGGATGGCGCGCGCAAGCGGATCACCGCGGAAACCTGCATCCACTTCCTGCGCTTCGACCGCGCGGACTATGCGGCGCTGGGCAACCTGATCAAGTGCAACCCCGCCATCAAGGACGCCAGCGACCGCGAGGCGCTGATTAAGGCGCTGGTGGACGACGTGATCGACGTGCTCGCCACCGACCATGCGCCGCATACGCTGGAAGAGAAGGAAAAGCCCTACGTGCAGGCACCGTCCGGCCTGCCGCTGGTGCAGTACGCGCTGGTCGCCGCGCTGGAGCTGGTGCACGAGAAGCGCATGGACGTCACCCGCGTCGTGCAGAAGTTCGCCCACGCGCCCGCGCAGCTGTTCGACGTGAAGGAACGCGGCTACCTGCGCGAAGGCTATTTCGCTGACCTGGTCCTGATCGATGACGAGCCGTTCACCGTGAAGCGCGAAGACGTGCTGTCCAAGGTGGGCTGGTCGCCGTTCGAGGGCCGCACCTTCCATTCGCGGATCGGCGCTACCTGGGTCAACGGCCGCATGGTCTGGAATGGCGAGCATCTGGTCGGCACGCCGAACGGCCAGCGCCTGGAGTTCGCACGTTGA
- the yidD gene encoding membrane protein insertion efficiency factor YidD: MLSRLLILLLKGYKRFISPLLGPRCRFVPSCSEYAMEAIGRFGPLKGGWLAIRRIGRCHPLHPGGHDPVPSSCGHAHAPSPRPSRNP; this comes from the coding sequence ATGCTCTCCCGCCTGCTCATCCTGTTGCTGAAGGGATACAAGCGCTTCATCAGCCCGCTGCTGGGCCCTCGCTGCCGCTTCGTGCCCTCCTGTTCGGAGTACGCCATGGAGGCGATCGGCCGGTTCGGTCCGCTGAAAGGCGGCTGGCTGGCGATCCGCCGGATCGGCCGCTGCCATCCGCTCCACCCCGGCGGCCACGATCCTGTACCGTCGTCGTGCGGCCACGCGCACGCCCCCTCCCCCCGCCCTTCCAGGAACCCCTGA
- the dksA gene encoding RNA polymerase-binding protein DksA — translation MAAKKPAKKAAKAAKKPAQTVAKKPVVKKAAAKKPAPKPAAKKAAPKPVAKKPVAKKAAAPVKKPAAKPVAKKAAPVKKAAAKPAPAKKPVPAAKAPVAKAAPVKAPAKATKPAPAKPAPKPAAKPAPAKSAPTAAATKSPAPAPAPKAAAVAPVPAAKVPSPPKPVPVPKSTSKSAKAPTPAAAPVSTRPAVTPRPVGKVAVAVAAKPAAPVVRGKVKEVPYKTDEATGRPIVPTGYKPSPEEEYMSALQLEYFRQRLLQWRGDLVEESKQTIENLKDEVRDIGDEAERATRETENSLELRTRDRYRKLIGKIDSTLKRLEGGDYGYCVDTGEEIGLDRLEARLTAERTIDAQERWEHLQKQQGD, via the coding sequence GTGGCTGCAAAGAAACCTGCGAAGAAGGCCGCCAAGGCCGCCAAGAAACCCGCTCAGACCGTCGCCAAGAAGCCTGTCGTGAAGAAGGCTGCTGCCAAGAAACCGGCCCCGAAGCCGGCGGCCAAGAAGGCGGCTCCCAAGCCTGTCGCCAAGAAGCCTGTCGCCAAGAAGGCGGCGGCACCGGTGAAGAAGCCGGCTGCCAAGCCGGTGGCGAAGAAGGCCGCACCGGTCAAGAAAGCGGCGGCCAAGCCCGCACCCGCCAAGAAGCCCGTACCGGCCGCCAAGGCGCCCGTCGCCAAGGCTGCGCCCGTGAAGGCGCCGGCGAAAGCCACGAAGCCCGCTCCTGCCAAGCCCGCACCGAAGCCTGCCGCCAAGCCGGCTCCGGCAAAGTCCGCCCCCACCGCGGCTGCGACCAAGTCCCCCGCTCCGGCGCCTGCCCCCAAGGCAGCTGCCGTGGCTCCGGTTCCCGCCGCCAAGGTTCCGTCCCCCCCGAAGCCTGTGCCAGTCCCGAAATCAACTAGCAAATCCGCCAAAGCGCCGACCCCCGCCGCAGCTCCCGTGAGCACCCGTCCCGCCGTCACTCCTCGCCCCGTGGGCAAGGTCGCGGTGGCCGTGGCCGCCAAGCCTGCCGCGCCGGTCGTGCGCGGCAAGGTGAAAGAAGTGCCCTACAAGACCGACGAAGCCACCGGTCGCCCGATCGTGCCGACCGGCTACAAGCCCTCGCCCGAAGAGGAGTACATGAGCGCGTTGCAGCTCGAGTACTTCCGCCAGCGCCTGCTCCAGTGGCGTGGCGACCTGGTCGAGGAATCCAAGCAGACCATCGAGAACCTCAAGGATGAAGTCCGCGACATCGGCGACGAAGCCGAGCGCGCGACCCGCGAGACCGAGAACTCGCTGGAACTGCGTACCCGCGACCGCTACCGCAAGCTGATCGGCAAGATCGACAGCACGCTGAAGCGCCTGGAAGGTGGCGACTACGGCTACTGCGTCGACACCGGTGAAGAAATCGGCCTGGATCGCCTCGAAGCGCGCCTGACCGCCGAGCGCACCATCGACGCCCAGGAGCGTTGGGAACACCTGCAGAAGCAGCAGGGCGACTGA
- a CDS encoding MFS transporter, whose protein sequence is MNDGPTPSAFSLLRNRGYAAVLAYRICALLSYQIVAVTVGWHIYELTRDTFSLGLVGLAEVLPFFCVAPFAGYLVDHLPRRRVGMVACAALATTAVILVAVSAGWLPFNGTWPIYAAIALTGMARSFLSPVYNALFAKVLPREDFVRAAGLGSVIFQAALVTGPALGGVLVGFGGKTLSYAIAVVFALLAATVLARLKVEEPGPPAVSLPVFASIAQGARFVLSNQIMLGAMALDMFSVLLGGVVAMLPAFIHDILHYGPEGLGILRAMPAAGSVCVGLWLARHPLQKHAGRVLLFAVMGFGLSVIAFGLSRSFWLSAGILLFYGMCDGVSVVVRSTILQLSTPDEMRGRVSSINGIFVSSSNELGAFYAGTMAKLLGLVPAVIIGGFAILSVAGVTAWKAPRLRRLDLRELQ, encoded by the coding sequence GTGAACGACGGCCCGACCCCTTCCGCCTTCTCGCTGCTGCGTAACCGCGGCTATGCGGCGGTGCTGGCGTACCGCATCTGCGCGCTGCTGTCGTACCAGATCGTCGCCGTCACCGTCGGTTGGCATATCTACGAACTGACCCGCGACACCTTCTCGCTCGGCCTGGTGGGCCTGGCCGAAGTCCTGCCGTTCTTCTGCGTCGCACCGTTTGCCGGCTATCTGGTCGACCATCTGCCGCGGCGGCGCGTAGGCATGGTGGCGTGCGCCGCGCTGGCGACCACCGCCGTGATCCTGGTGGCCGTGTCCGCCGGCTGGCTGCCTTTCAACGGGACGTGGCCGATCTATGCGGCGATCGCGCTGACCGGCATGGCGCGCTCGTTCCTCAGTCCCGTCTACAACGCGCTGTTCGCCAAGGTGCTGCCTCGCGAGGATTTCGTGCGCGCAGCCGGTCTGGGCAGCGTGATCTTCCAGGCCGCACTCGTCACCGGGCCGGCGCTGGGCGGCGTGCTGGTGGGGTTCGGCGGCAAGACGCTGTCGTACGCCATCGCCGTGGTGTTCGCCCTGCTGGCCGCCACCGTGCTGGCCCGGCTGAAGGTGGAAGAGCCCGGGCCGCCCGCCGTGAGCCTGCCGGTGTTCGCGAGCATCGCGCAGGGCGCGCGCTTCGTGCTGAGCAACCAGATCATGCTCGGCGCCATGGCGCTGGACATGTTTTCCGTGCTGCTCGGCGGCGTGGTGGCCATGCTGCCCGCCTTCATCCACGACATCCTCCACTACGGCCCGGAAGGCCTGGGCATCCTCCGCGCGATGCCGGCAGCCGGCTCGGTCTGCGTGGGCCTGTGGCTGGCGCGCCACCCGCTGCAGAAACACGCCGGCCGCGTCCTGTTGTTCGCGGTGATGGGTTTCGGCCTGAGCGTGATCGCGTTCGGCCTGTCGCGCAGCTTCTGGTTGTCGGCGGGCATCCTGTTGTTCTACGGCATGTGCGATGGCGTGTCGGTGGTCGTCCGCTCGACCATCCTGCAGCTGTCCACGCCGGACGAGATGCGGGGGCGCGTGTCGTCGATCAACGGCATCTTCGTCAGTTCGTCGAACGAACTCGGCGCGTTCTACGCCGGCACGATGGCCAAGCTGCTCGGCCTGGTACCCGCGGTCATCATCGGGGGCTTTGCGATCCTGTCCGTTGCCGGCGTCACGGCATGGAAGGCGCCTCGCCTGCGACGCCTCGACCTGCGCGAGCTCCAGTAG
- a CDS encoding SufE family protein — protein sequence MTDTIFPLEPTAADAQAAIKDEFAFFGDWSERYQYLIDLGRKLPTFPDDWKREEHRLLGCQSMVWIVPEGDAAKLDFHAVSDSAIVSGLIFLALRVYSGRSAAEILETTPDYIADIGLAKHLSPTRSNGLASLLAFIRETAANAK from the coding sequence ATGACCGACACGATCTTCCCGCTCGAACCGACCGCCGCCGATGCGCAGGCGGCCATCAAGGACGAATTCGCCTTCTTCGGCGACTGGTCCGAACGCTATCAGTACCTGATCGACCTGGGTCGCAAGCTGCCGACGTTTCCGGACGACTGGAAACGCGAGGAGCACCGCCTGCTCGGCTGCCAGTCGATGGTCTGGATCGTGCCCGAAGGCGATGCGGCAAAGCTGGATTTCCATGCCGTCAGCGATTCGGCGATCGTCTCCGGACTGATCTTTCTCGCCCTGCGCGTGTATTCGGGTCGCTCGGCCGCGGAGATCCTGGAGACCACGCCGGACTACATCGCCGACATCGGCCTGGCCAAGCACCTCTCGCCCACCCGCAGCAACGGCCTGGCCTCGCTGCTGGCCTTCATCCGCGAGACGGCCGCCAACGCAAAGTGA